DNA from Halobaculum sp. XH14:
GCTCAACCGTTCGGACGACGGCCGCCCCTTCGCGGACACCTCGCGCATGCTCGACGTCGAGCGGAACGCCATCTCGTTCATCGAGGAGACCGAGGGGCCGTTCTTCCTCTGGGTCCACTACATGGACCCGCACACGCCGTACGTCCCCGCGCCGCGCTACCTCCGGGCCGTCTCCTCGGACCGGGTCGGCACCGGCCGGATGCTCCGGGCACACGTCCGAACGGGGCTCGGTCGCGCCGTCGGCCCGCGGACGCTCGCGGACCTCCACACGCTGTATCACGGCGGCGTGCGGCAGGTCGACGACAGCGTCGGCAGACTGCGGGACGCGCTCGCCGGGGCCGGACGGGCCGACGACACGGCCATCGTCTTCGCGGGCGACCACGGCGAGGAGTTCCAGGAGCATGGCCACCTGGCCCACTACCCGAAGCTGTACGACGAGCTGATCAACGTCCCGCTGGTCGTCGACGTGCCCGGCGCCGAGGGGCGGAGCCTCGAGCGCGCGGTCGGCCTCGACGCGATTCCGCCGACCGTCGCGTCGCTACTGGGCACCGACGCCCCCGACGCCTGGGAGGGCGAGGACCTGACGGGCGCCGTTCGGGACGGCGAGTCGACCCGGCCGGCCGGTGAGTCCGAGCCGGTCGTCTCGGTCGCCGTCCGCGGCGAGGAGGTGACCCAGCAGCCCATCCCGCGCTCGCTGGTCGAGGGCGACCTGCTCGTCTCGGCCAGGACCGCCGAGTGGGCGTACATCGAGAACACCGAGACCGGCGTCGCGGAGCTGTACGACCGCCGGAACGACCCCGACCAGGAGTGGGACCTGCTCGCCGAACCCGACGCGAACCGGCCCGCCGTCCTGACGACACTCCGGGAGACGGTCCGGGAGCACGCCGAGCGCATCGGCGGCGAGGGCTCCGAGGCCGCTCCGGATCGCGGCGACCACGGCCGCGAGGGCGACCGGACCGCGCCCGACGAGGAGGGCGAGGAGGGGATGGACTCGGCGATCGCCGACCGCCTGGACGCGCTCGGCTACCGCTGACCACATGGCGACACCCACAACGAGCACCGTCGACGGTGCCACGGTCGGCCGGATCGCCCGGTTCGCCACCGTGGGGGCCAGCGCGGCCGGCGTCCAGACCGGGCTGCTCTGGGCGTTCGTGGAGCACGGCGGCGTGAACTACCTCGTCGGCGCGGCGTTCGCCATCGAGATCACCATCCTGCTCCAGTACGTGCTCAACAACGCCTGGACGTTCAGCGCCTCCCGGCACACCGGCCGGGGCGAGTACCTCCGGGGGCTGCTCAGGACGAACCTGGTTCGCGGCTCCGCCATCCCGATCCAGCTCGGGCTGCTGGCGGCGTTCGTGAGCTGGGCCGGGGCCGGCTACATCGCGGCGAACCTCGGCGCGATCCTCATCAGCGGGACGTACCGCTACCTGCTCGACGCCAGGTGGACGTGGAAGTAGGCTGGGGGCATTTCGGTCCGTGGTTGTCAATTTCGGGGTTGGTTCGTTCACCGACTCCGGTTTTCTCCGTTTAGACGGTTACTACCTGGTTCGATCTCTCAGGCCGGTTGGTCGGTGAGGTAGACCACTACTGTTGGCGGTGATTGTAGCCACGGCCTCCCCAGCCGATTGCGATGCTCGCTCGCAGGCTCGCTGCGCTTCTCATCCCTCGCGCGCATCCGGCGCGGACGGAGCCGCGCCGGCACGCGCCGACCGCGGCCAACTCGACCAGGCCACGTGGTGCGCGGCGGCCGCCCCTCGTGGGCGACCGCTCGTGCGAGGGACGAGCACCGCAGGCCGAAGCTCTCGTGAGCGACGCAGGAGCGAACGAGAGCACGCGGGTCGAGCGAAGCGAGTCCCGCGAAGGCCGAGAAGCGCAGGAGGCTGGCGAGAGTGAGGTGCGGTGCCGTGCGGTGGGTGGGACTGAAAGGGGCCGCGGGGGCTTTCGAGGCGGTCACCACGAGAGGGAAACCAACGAACGAGTCCACAGATGAGGGAACTCGCCGAACACGACGAGCCAGAATCGAGACAAGAGGGGTTTTCCCGCCCCGCCCCACACGACCGAGCATGGGATACGCCTGCCCCGTCTGTGAGGTCCCCCAGCGGGACGGGGAACACCTCGCCAACCACCTCGCGTTCACCGCGATGCTCCGGGAGGACGACCACGAGGCCTGGCTCGACGAGCACGTCCCCGGCTGGGGCGAGGAGACGCCGGGCGAACTCGCCGAGCGCGTGACCGACCACGCCGAGGAAGCCGAGTTCGACGAGGTGTTCGAGGACACGACCGAGGGGGCGGGCTCACACGACCACCCGCACGGACACGACGGGGAGCACGATGGCGGGAGCCGCCCCGACGCGATGAACGGCCGGGAGGCTGGCGGGTTCGAGGGGATGGCCGAGGCAGTCACGGATGAGGCCGTCGAGTCGGTCATCCAGGACGCACAGGAACTGACCGAGGAGATGTACGGCTTCGACGAGGAGGAGTCCGAGGAAGCCGAGGAGGCGGGCGACAGCGGTGCCGATACCGGAGACGCCGGGGAAAACGGGCGCGATACCGGGAACGCTGACGAGGACGACGACCCCGAAGGGAACGACTCTTGATTCGCCCGGCCGCCTAGCCTGACATGGACACCGAGGGGACGCTGGCACCGGCGACGCCGGCCGAGGCGCGCGCGGAGTACGGATCGCTCGTGCCGGCCGCGAAGGTCGCCGTCCGCGAGGCGGCCAGGGCGATGGACTTCGACCGCGAGGAGTACCGCGACCGCGTCACCGGCGAGGTGATCGAGACCGTCCGGGACGCGCTGTTCGCGTCGCTGCTCCGGGTCCACGTCGGGACGGACGAGGAGTTCGACGAGTGGCTCGACGCGAACCCGGGGTACGGGTCGGACGTCGCCGGGAGCGAGAACGTCGAGCGCGTCGCCTGGCACCCGGTCCCGTTCGCGGGCGAGGGCGGCGTCGCCGTCGCCGCGACGTTTCAGGACGAGCGGGAGGCCGCGCTGGGGACGCTCCGCCGTCGAGCGTTCGGGGTGGTCTATCGGGAGCACGTCGCCGATTCAGACGACCACGACGACGCCGGCGTCGGCGACGACGAGGTCGACGACCCCGAGGCGTAATCGGTTTGCTGGGGGCCTCCCAAGCCGGGGTATGCGACCCATCGCGCGGAACGGACTCCTCCTCCTGGTCGGCGTCGTCCTGGCGCTGCTGGCGCTCGGGGCGCTCCCGCAGTTTCTCGCCGCGGGCGACCCGTACTACCTGACCGTCGAGGGGGCCGAGGACGGCCCGACGCTCGAGGTGGACAACTTCTCGGCCCGGCAGTACCCGTACCTGTTCGAGGCGCTTTCGAGCGACGACGGCCGGTCGTCGGCGTACCGGCGCGGACCGTGGGGCCTGAAGGAGCCGTTTACCAACTCGCCGTTCGACGAGTTGCAGTCGCTCCTGGAGTTCGCGCCCGAGGGCGCGGCGACGGCCGAGGCCGCGTTCGTCGAGTACGAGGGGACCAGATACCGCGTGGCGGTGGTGCAGCCATGACCGACGGAACGGAGGAGGGTGCGGACGACGCGCCGGCGTTCGACGACGGTCGGCGACACGACTGGCCCGGCGAGCCCGAGTGGCCGGTCGTGGAGAGCGCGGTCGAGTACGAGACCGGCTGGGTGACCGCGGGCTACGATCTGGTCGAACAGCCGGACGGCACCCGGAAGCGCTACTACTGGGCGGAACTCCCGAGCGCGGTCGTGGTCGTCGCGCGGGCGGATGACCGGCTCCTGTTCGTCGAGCAGTACCGGCCGACGATCAGGCGGACGCAGCTCGAACTCCCGGCCGGCATCATCGAGGCGGGCGAGTCCGACACCGCCGCGGCCGAGCGCGAACTCCGGGAGGAGACGGGTTTCGCGGCGGGGAGTACGTCGCTGCTCCAGGAGGTCTGGTGCTGTACGGGGCTGTTGCGCCACCGCCGTGCGTTCGTGTTCGCCGAGGACCTGACGCCCGCCGAGCAGTCGCTCGACGAGAACGAGTTCCTGACGCCCCGGTCGGTGCCGGTCGAGGAGGCGATCGACCTGGTTCGTGGCGGCTCGACGAACGACGCGACCGTCGAGGGGCTGTTGCTCGCCGAGGTCGAGGGCCTGCTCTGAACGGTGCTGGTTCGCCGTCGGCGCCCTCGTCGTCGGGCACGGTACGTCCCTCTATCGGCTGATCGGTGACGCGGATCGCTGCTTCCGGCGGTGATCGGGCCACAGTGTCGTTTCGCTCGGAGCACCCTCCTCGGAACTCACCCTCGCCACGCTCGCGTGAGCAGCCTCCTGTGCTCCTCGCGGGCGTCGACTCAACCCCATCAGGAGGGACGGGTCACGCGCGCAAAACGCCAAACAGCGCCGACCGCAGGAAATGCCCCGCGTGACCCGACCGTTCGGTCAACGCGAGAACCCTATTCCTCGCGCCGAAGCCGCCGGACGACGAACTCCCGCTCCAGTTCGCCGAGGAACTCCCCGAGCCGCGGCCCCTGCGTCTCGTCGAAGAACAGCCGGTAGCCCGCCGCGAAGAAGTCCGACACCTCCACGTCGTGCCGGCGGGCGGTCTCGTGGATTTCGCCCTGGATCGCCTCGCCGTCGTGGCCCGCCGCGACGAACTCCGCCAGGTCGTCCAGGGCCGCCTCGACGTCGGCGTCGAACTCGTGGTCGGGGAGGTCCGTCTGGAGTCGGTAGGCGTACTCGTTGTCGTTGCGCTCGGCCCAGCGACGGGCGCGCTCGACCCGTTCGAGCGCGTCGTCGATGGCCCACTCCGGGGTCTCGTCGGTGAAGTGTCCCTCGTCGCGTGCCAGTTTGATCCTGAACTCGCGGTCCTCGACCATCCCGAGCACCGCCGCGAACGTGTACGGGAGGCGGACGCGTTCGGGGCGGACCTCGTCCACGACGAACGGGTACGCGCGCTCGGCGAGCGCCGTCAGGTCCTCGTCGGCGTCCGCCTCGCCGAAGGAGACGCGCTCGAACCGGTCGAACTCGTCGACGAGCAGGTCCAGCCGTTCGAGGTTCAGGTCCTTCGCCTTCTTCGGATTCCGGGCGAAGAAGTAGCGGAGCACCTCCGGCTCCACGAGGTCCAGCACCTCGCTCACGGTGACGACGTGGCCCTCCGAGGATGAGAGCGACTCCCCGTCGAGCGTGAACCATTCGTACACCATCGGCACCGGCGGTTCGTTCCCGAGCACGTTCCGGGCGACGTCGACCCCCGAGGGCCAGGAGCCCTCGGCGTGGTCCTTCCCGAACGGCTCGAAGTCGACGCCGAGCACCTGCCACTGGGCGGGCCACTCGAAGCGCCAGGGAAGCTTCCCGTCCCGGAACGACGCGGTCCCCTCGTGCCCGCAGCCCTCGATGTGTCGGCCGCCGGCCTCGATGCCCGAACAGCGGTAGTCGACGGTCCGCGCGTCGAGGTCGAACCCGAGGATGTCCTGGGTCAGCGTCCCGCACTCCCCACACTGGGCCATGAACGGCACGTAGTCCGCGTCGACCCCGTCCTGGTACTTCGCCAGCGTCTCGCGCGCCAGGTCGACGTTCCGGAGGACGTGCTCGAGGACGTCGTCGAACGCCCCCTCCTCGTACAGCTCGGTGTTGGAGACCATCTCCACTGGAATCCCCAGCGCCTCGGCGTCGGCCGACAGCAGCGCCGCGAAGTGGGCGGCGTACGACTCGTGGCCGTCCTCGAACGGGTCCGGGATGTCGGTGTAGGGTTTCCCGAGGTTCTGCCCGAGCGCGCCGGCGTTCACGTCGCCGAGTTCGACGACGTTCCCGTCGGTGTCGGCGAGTTTCCGGGGGAGCTTCCGGAGCGCGTCCCGGTCGTCGCTGGTGAACACCTGCCGGACCTCGTGGCCCCGCTCGCGGAGCACTGCGGCGACGAAGTAGCCGCGGATGATCTCGTTGAAGTTCCCGATGTGGGCGATGCCGGACGGGGAGACGCCGCCCTTGATGACGATCGGTTCGTCGGGGTCACGGGCCTCGATCTCGTCTGCGACCTCGTCGGCCCAGAACGCCCGGTACTCGTCGTCACGCCCCTCACGGTCGCCGCCGCCGACCGCGTGCGGGTCGATGGACCCGTCCACGTCGCCGGCTTCCTCGCCTCCGGGCCCGCCGCCGTCCGCGTCGGCGCTCATCGCTGCGCCCAGTACGTCGGCTCCTCGCCGCCCGTCGGGACGATGTCGGTGCCGGTGTGCTCGCCGCGGAGCACCGCGTCCTCGACGGCCGCGGGGTCGTGTCCGTCGAGCACGACCGTCCGCATGCCGGAGCGTTCGATG
Protein-coding regions in this window:
- a CDS encoding NUDIX hydrolase, which codes for MTDGTEEGADDAPAFDDGRRHDWPGEPEWPVVESAVEYETGWVTAGYDLVEQPDGTRKRYYWAELPSAVVVVARADDRLLFVEQYRPTIRRTQLELPAGIIEAGESDTAAAERELREETGFAAGSTSLLQEVWCCTGLLRHRRAFVFAEDLTPAEQSLDENEFLTPRSVPVEEAIDLVRGGSTNDATVEGLLLAEVEGLL
- the lysS gene encoding lysine--tRNA ligase, whose product is MSADADGGGPGGEEAGDVDGSIDPHAVGGGDREGRDDEYRAFWADEVADEIEARDPDEPIVIKGGVSPSGIAHIGNFNEIIRGYFVAAVLRERGHEVRQVFTSDDRDALRKLPRKLADTDGNVVELGDVNAGALGQNLGKPYTDIPDPFEDGHESYAAHFAALLSADAEALGIPVEMVSNTELYEEGAFDDVLEHVLRNVDLARETLAKYQDGVDADYVPFMAQCGECGTLTQDILGFDLDARTVDYRCSGIEAGGRHIEGCGHEGTASFRDGKLPWRFEWPAQWQVLGVDFEPFGKDHAEGSWPSGVDVARNVLGNEPPVPMVYEWFTLDGESLSSSEGHVVTVSEVLDLVEPEVLRYFFARNPKKAKDLNLERLDLLVDEFDRFERVSFGEADADEDLTALAERAYPFVVDEVRPERVRLPYTFAAVLGMVEDREFRIKLARDEGHFTDETPEWAIDDALERVERARRWAERNDNEYAYRLQTDLPDHEFDADVEAALDDLAEFVAAGHDGEAIQGEIHETARRHDVEVSDFFAAGYRLFFDETQGPRLGEFLGELEREFVVRRLRREE
- a CDS encoding GtrA family protein; this translates as MATPTTSTVDGATVGRIARFATVGASAAGVQTGLLWAFVEHGGVNYLVGAAFAIEITILLQYVLNNAWTFSASRHTGRGEYLRGLLRTNLVRGSAIPIQLGLLAAFVSWAGAGYIAANLGAILISGTYRYLLDARWTWK
- a CDS encoding sulfatase, with the protein product MTDTTPEVENVLLVTVDSLRADALGGDRTPVIDDIAADGTTFENAFATGNWTPFSFPGILASRPVFAEGADIGVPSTPTLAEALSEAGVHTGGFNAANGFLTEHWGYDRGFDAFDSFVGDASSRYSRYLAAHPTVQGWLQLLRSPFRRAAAKLNRSDDGRPFADTSRMLDVERNAISFIEETEGPFFLWVHYMDPHTPYVPAPRYLRAVSSDRVGTGRMLRAHVRTGLGRAVGPRTLADLHTLYHGGVRQVDDSVGRLRDALAGAGRADDTAIVFAGDHGEEFQEHGHLAHYPKLYDELINVPLVVDVPGAEGRSLERAVGLDAIPPTVASLLGTDAPDAWEGEDLTGAVRDGESTRPAGESEPVVSVAVRGEEVTQQPIPRSLVEGDLLVSARTAEWAYIENTETGVAELYDRRNDPDQEWDLLAEPDANRPAVLTTLRETVREHAERIGGEGSEAAPDRGDHGREGDRTAPDEEGEEGMDSAIADRLDALGYR
- a CDS encoding DUF5810 domain-containing protein, giving the protein MGYACPVCEVPQRDGEHLANHLAFTAMLREDDHEAWLDEHVPGWGEETPGELAERVTDHAEEAEFDEVFEDTTEGAGSHDHPHGHDGEHDGGSRPDAMNGREAGGFEGMAEAVTDEAVESVIQDAQELTEEMYGFDEEESEEAEEAGDSGADTGDAGENGRDTGNADEDDDPEGNDS
- a CDS encoding DUF5809 family protein, giving the protein MDTEGTLAPATPAEARAEYGSLVPAAKVAVREAARAMDFDREEYRDRVTGEVIETVRDALFASLLRVHVGTDEEFDEWLDANPGYGSDVAGSENVERVAWHPVPFAGEGGVAVAATFQDEREAALGTLRRRAFGVVYREHVADSDDHDDAGVGDDEVDDPEA